The DNA segment AAGAATTCCTGATACGCGCGATAGAAGCCCCGATAGGAAGTCTCGCCAACCGCGGAATGCGAAATAATGCCGGGATGGTCCGGATCCTCGATCTCGGTCCCCATGCCCATCTGGCTGTTCAGCGTGCCCTTCCGGATTTGCGTGCCGCGATTCAGATGGGTCATCGATTCCATGTTGTCGCTGTCGTCCGCTTCGAACATGCCGGCGGTGCCGAACGAGCGGATCATGCCACTCGTGACCAGGCGCTTCAGGTCCTCCGGCATGTTTTTCTCGACGATGCCCCAGGTGAATACCTCGATCTGGTGCGGGCCGCGCGGCGCCCACACCTTGAACGTGTTGGTGCCCCACAAATAGGAGTTGTTTGGAAAGATCGTCGAATTGAAATGCGAACCGTAATACTTGGCGCGCAGCGCCCCGAGCTTCTCGGCGACCTTCGGCCGGTTTTCCGCATACCAGGCGCGGCAGGCCGCGCCCGCTTCTTCGCCGATGATGCCGGGGCCGGCATTGAACAGGATGCCGAGACCATGGCCATGGCGGGTGGTAATCTGCAAGCCCGCGCCTTCCGGCGGCAGCACCTTGTTGCCGGCAAGGACAGACAGTTCGCCGCCGAGGGCGGCGAGCGATGCGGCGTGCGTCCAGCCGACGTGGTAGGCGTCGCCGACGAAGTTTTCGCTCGGCGTTTTCCAGTTGCAGTTCAACAGGCTGCGGGCCGGCGGTCCGATCAATTCCGCCCCGCCGGTCGCTTCCATCCAGATATCCATGTACCACCGCATGTCGCCCAGGTAGTCGTACAGGCTCGGCGCACTGGCATCGAAGCAGCCGTAAATGAAGCCGTGATAGCTCTCGACGCGGATCTCGCGCAAGCCGAGCTTGTGCTTTTCCAGGCAGCCTTTGTAGAGCTCCTGCTCGAACGGCACCGCCTTCAGCGCGCCATCCATGCCGTAAGCCCAGCCGTGATAGCTGCAGGTAAAGCCCCGCGCATTGCCCGCCTCCGCATTGCATAGCCGCGCGCCGCGGTGCATGCAGTGATTGAGGAAGGCTTTGACCGAACCGTCGGGTTGGCGCACGATCAGCACTTCATCCTCGCCCATGTAGCCGGTGACGAAATCACCGAGTTTCGGGATCAGGCTGTCGTGCGTGAGGAATAGCCAGCATCGGCCGAAGATGCGTTCGAGCTCGAGTTGATAAAGCTCGTCATCGTAAAAAATCTTCTTCGCTTGCGTGCCATTTTTTACATCTACCAATAATTTAATATCCAACATGTTATTTCGCTCCCCCAGTTGCAGCTTTTGCTGTCGATTCCAAGTACTCCACTAGAAAATTCAGACGGTCGTTACCCCACCACATTTGCTCGCCGACCATCATCGTCGGCACTCCGAATACGCCTTTTGATTGAGCCTCCCGGTTGTTGTCTTCGTACCGCTGCCGCGCATCGGTACCGTTTGTAGATGCCAGAAATTCATCGGCCGGCCAGCCGAGCTCTGACGCAACCTCGCGCAGCAGGCCCTCGTCCGACATGTCGCCGCCCAGGCCCCACACCCTGTGCCACGCGGCGCTGACGTAGTTCGCCGCCTGCCCCTGGTCAACGGCATAGAACAGCCCCTTGTTGATCCGGTCCGAGTCGAACGACGGCGGAAAGGCGATCGGCACGCCGTACGCTGCGGCCCAGCGGTTCATATCGGTCGCCAGGTAGCGCAGCTTGGGCGGGATCTCCCGATTGGACGGGCCGGTATTTCCCGCCGCCAGCTTGGCTTGCCGCAGATCGATTGGTTTGTACTGAACGACATAGCCAAACCGCTCCGCGATCGCGGTCAGCCGATGATGCGCGAGGTAGGCGAACGGGCTCATGAAATCGAAATAGAAGACCAGTGTGTTGTCCACGGGCACTCGGCTCAGGCCGCTCGCTTCAACTCGGCGAAGCCAATGCCGGTAATCCATTCGGGCACCGCTTCATAGGCAATCAGGCTGGCCTTGACCTCGCCCATCACGCCCATGGCGCAGATCCAGTTCTTGATTTCCAGGGCGCCGTTGCCGCCTTGCTCGAGAATATATTCATCCGACAGTGCGATCAGTCCTTCGACATCGCCCTTTTCAGCCATCCCGAGCACATGGCGATCGAACGCTTCGTTGACCCGTCCCATCTCGGCTGAACCGACCCAATGGCTGATCCCCCCGGTGCCCAGCACGACGACCCGTTCGTCCTTGTCCCAGGATTCCACCGCACGGCGGATGCTTTGTCCGATGACATGCGAGCGCCGGCTTTCAATCACCGGAAACACACCGGCGTTTTGGTAAATCGGGATGGTGCGCACGGCCGGGTTTTGGCGCGATACGAAATGGTGCGGCACGGCGGCCGCGTGGTCCACCGTGAGCGATTTGGCGAATGCCCAGTCGATGCCGTCGGCGAAGCCCGTTTTCAGGATGTGTTCCGCAAGCGCCGTATTATTGGCCATCGGTGCGCGCGGAATATTCAGCCAGTCCTCCAGCGGCCCGTCGACGTCGCCGATCGCGATCAGGCAGCGCGGGATGCAATGCGGGCCAAACATGGCGTAATGATCATCGCCGATACTGATGACGGTGTCCGCATTCAGCTCGCGAATGCGGCGCCCAATCGTGTCAAATGCCGACTCGATGATCTGGCGCTTCTGTTCCGGGGCCGCCTGCGGCGCGCCGGCAATCAGCGGGTCGTGCGGCATCAGAAAACCACCAACTATTGTTGCCATGCTCTGTCTCCTTCGATTGCGGGCTTGGTTAATTTTTGCCCGGCGTTAGTGTCGTCAATCCGTGTGGCTTGCGCCCCTAGGCGCGGTCGGCGGAATGCATGCTCTGCATGTAGTCGCCCATGCTGCCCGGGCCGCGCACCGCCAGGAACGCCATCATCAGCAACAATGTGTTGGCGTCGCGCCGCGCCAATTCGCCGACGGCGAGTGAGCTCACTGCCGCCTCTTCATCGGGTTCCAGCCGGAACTGTGCAAGGTAATTTCCTGGAGTCTGGCGAAATTTTTCCGCATCGGCGGGGTTGGTGCCGATCTGCCACAGCGCCTTTTCGATTGCATTGATACTCATGTTGAGCGTCTCCTGTTATGTAGTCGTGCTGATCGGCGGCGGCGTTGCTGCGCCGCGCCGGGCTGCTATCTGGCGGCCTCTGCGCTGTACTGCTGATGCAGTTCAGCCCAGCGCGTGCCGGACAGGCGCGCGCCCTCGAGATACGCTTCCGGCACCAGGTGGTAGGGCGGCCGGCATGGGCCGGCATACATCCAGCCGGCGGCGTTCATGCGCGCTTTTTCCAGGCCGATGTTGTAGGTGGAAAAATCCTTGAAAGAACCGTTTGGAAACAGCGTGGCGTAGGTGCGGCTGATCGCCTCCGACACCATCCTGGCCTGCGTCCAGTCAGCGGATTTTTTCGCTTTGGCGATCTCGTCGCGCAGGCGCAGCACCGGCGCCGGCCCGCAGACGGCGCCGCTGGTCCAGAACGCCGTGCAGAAATCAGGGTCGATCCGCGCGGCGGCGTAATAGTCGGCGTCGAACGGAAGGAAACGAATCTTGCGTTTGCTGAGATTAAGGTCGGGCACCAGCGAGCCGATCCCGAGATATTTGGCGGTAATCACCTGCGGTATCTCGCAAACCTGCGCCCAGAATTGACGCGGAAAATCGAACTTGAAGGTCTCGCTGTTGGCGTACACGCAAATTGCCATCTCCGGACATGCCTCGGCCACGCTGCGAAAGAACTGCACGGCGGTGGGGACGTCCGCAATCTGCCACATCGGCAATCCCAGCATGGTGCCGTCGCAGCCGATGTCGTACGCCGCGCGCGTCTGGCGGATCGTTTCGCGCGTATTCAAACTGGTGGTGCCGCAGAAGTACGGTACACGCCCACGCACGGTTTCGACGACGGTCGCCATGAACTGGCGCTTCTCGTCCCAGGTCAGGCTGGCGCCCTCGCCGAAGGTACCGAGACTGACGATGGCATCAACGCCCGACTCGATAAGTTTCTCGACCACTCGCGCCGTCTCGTCCAGGTCGACGGTTTCTTCCATGCGCCAGTCGGACGCGCCCGGCCGCGCCGGGGTCGGCATGATCGCCCATGCCCCACGCACGTCGTCGACCGTTAGCAAGCTTGATTTACGACCCATCCGTGTTCTCCTCGATGTTGATTGTGTGTTGCCGCGGCTTGCGGGAGGCGCGTCGTTGCCGACATGCCGCGCCCGCGCCGCGGCAGATTGTTTAGAAGGGATATTGCTGCTGGTGCGGCTCGATGGTGATCCAGCGCAGCTCGGTGAATTCTTCTATGACGGCGCGGCCGCCGTCGAACCGCCCATACCCGCTCGCTTTCATGCCGCCATACGGCGCCTGGGCCTCGTTTTGCACCGTCGACCCGTTGAGATGGCAGGAGCCCGTTTCAAGACGCAACGCGATCTGCAGTGCGCGGTGCACATCGCGGCCGAACACCGCGCCCGACAGGCCATATTCGGTGTCGTTGGCAATGCGCAGCGCGTCTTCGGCGTCCTTCGCGCGGACGATGGCGACCAGCGGGCCAAACGTTTCCTCGTCGTAAATGCGCATCGTCGAGGTGACATGGTCGACAATGGTGGCCGGCATGATCGCGCCATGCGCGTCGCCGCCCGCAACCACCCGCGCGCCCTGGCTGACTGCGTCGGCGACCATCGCATTGAGCCGCTCGCCGGACTCCGGCACAATCATCGGGCCCACCACGCACGATCCGCCGCCCTCCTTTGCCGGATCGCCCATGGTCAGCTTGCGGGCCGCCGCGGCGAACTTCTCCACGAACTCGTCGGCAACCTTTTCGTCGACCACGATGCGCCCGGTGGTCATGCAGATCTGCCCCTGGTACAGGAAGCAGCCGAACACCGCGGCCTTGACTGCTTCGTCGATGTCGGCGTCGTCAAGGACGATCAGCGGCGACTTGCCGCCCAGCTCGAGCAGGCAACGTTTGAGATGCTTCGCGGCTTTCTGGGCGACGATGCGCCCCACCCTTGTCGACCCGGTGAAGTTGATGCGGCGCACCGCCTTGTGGGCAATCAGGGCGTCCACGATCTCGGGGGCGTCGTGCGGCGCGTTTGTCAGCGCGTTCAGGACGCCGGCCGGCAGGCCCGCCTCGCGCAGCGCATCGACCAGCAGCATGTGGGTCTTCGGACTGACCTCCGACGCGCGGAACACCACGGTGTTGCCACAGGCAATCGGATAGGCGATGGCGCGGGCGGCCAGGACCACCGGTCCGTTCCACGGCACCATGCTGAGGATCACGCCGACCGGTTGCCGCACTGTCATCGACAGCGTGCCCGGCTTGTCGGTCGGGATCGTCTCGCCCTGAATCTGCGTGGTCAGGCCGGCCGCTTCCCGGAACAGCCCTGCCGCCAGCATCACGTTAAACCCCGCCCACAATTCCGGCGCGCCGATCTCTGCGGCCATGACCCGGATGAACTCCGGCGTCTTCGCTTCCAGCAGGTCGGCTGCCTTGAGCAGCACGCGGCGGCGTTCCGTCGGCCCGGTGGCGGACCAGCTTTGGAACGCTTTCGCTGCAGAATCCGCGGCCCGGACGGCATCGGCCACCGTTGCCGCAGCCGCCCGCGTTACCACCTCTCCCGTCGTCGAACTACGGCGCTCGAAAGTAGCGCCTCCGGCGGCCGACACCTCCTGGTTGTCGATTATCAGTTGCGTAACCATCTTCACTTGATCTCCATTATATTTTACGACGGGCAATGACGGCGGTCGCGCCACTCGACTGACAACCGTTCCCACGTTCCAGATGTGACATTCGGATTATGCTGAGCCTGGCAAAATTAAAAAATAGAAGGTGGTGAATTCATCCAATCACCCAAATCAATACTGCAGGGCCGCCTGGTGACCTGCACTGGCTGCACGACGTCGAGCTGTGCCGTCGCTTGGGGCAGTTCCACTCACCTGTTTTCTGTGACACGTTTCAAGCCTAAGACAGTGCTGGTTTCGCCGCAATTGGACAATGGTTTAGCGGCTCGCTCCTTTTCGACAA comes from the Janthinobacterium sp. 67 genome and includes:
- a CDS encoding dihydrodipicolinate synthase family protein, with the protein product MGRKSSLLTVDDVRGAWAIMPTPARPGASDWRMEETVDLDETARVVEKLIESGVDAIVSLGTFGEGASLTWDEKRQFMATVVETVRGRVPYFCGTTSLNTRETIRQTRAAYDIGCDGTMLGLPMWQIADVPTAVQFFRSVAEACPEMAICVYANSETFKFDFPRQFWAQVCEIPQVITAKYLGIGSLVPDLNLSKRKIRFLPFDADYYAAARIDPDFCTAFWTSGAVCGPAPVLRLRDEIAKAKKSADWTQARMVSEAISRTYATLFPNGSFKDFSTYNIGLEKARMNAAGWMYAGPCRPPYHLVPEAYLEGARLSGTRWAELHQQYSAEAAR
- a CDS encoding 2-hydroxychromene-2-carboxylate isomerase, translating into MDNTLVFYFDFMSPFAYLAHHRLTAIAERFGYVVQYKPIDLRQAKLAAGNTGPSNREIPPKLRYLATDMNRWAAAYGVPIAFPPSFDSDRINKGLFYAVDQGQAANYVSAAWHRVWGLGGDMSDEGLLREVASELGWPADEFLASTNGTDARQRYEDNNREAQSKGVFGVPTMMVGEQMWWGNDRLNFLVEYLESTAKAATGGAK
- a CDS encoding aromatic ring-hydroxylating oxygenase subunit alpha; the protein is MLDIKLLVDVKNGTQAKKIFYDDELYQLELERIFGRCWLFLTHDSLIPKLGDFVTGYMGEDEVLIVRQPDGSVKAFLNHCMHRGARLCNAEAGNARGFTCSYHGWAYGMDGALKAVPFEQELYKGCLEKHKLGLREIRVESYHGFIYGCFDASAPSLYDYLGDMRWYMDIWMEATGGAELIGPPARSLLNCNWKTPSENFVGDAYHVGWTHAASLAALGGELSVLAGNKVLPPEGAGLQITTRHGHGLGILFNAGPGIIGEEAGAACRAWYAENRPKVAEKLGALRAKYYGSHFNSTIFPNNSYLWGTNTFKVWAPRGPHQIEVFTWGIVEKNMPEDLKRLVTSGMIRSFGTAGMFEADDSDNMESMTHLNRGTQIRKGTLNSQMGMGTEIEDPDHPGIISHSAVGETSYRGFYRAYQEFLSANNWDELRANDETWKDEILGAKAGGQK
- a CDS encoding protocatechuate 3,4-dioxygenase; protein product: MATIVGGFLMPHDPLIAGAPQAAPEQKRQIIESAFDTIGRRIRELNADTVISIGDDHYAMFGPHCIPRCLIAIGDVDGPLEDWLNIPRAPMANNTALAEHILKTGFADGIDWAFAKSLTVDHAAAVPHHFVSRQNPAVRTIPIYQNAGVFPVIESRRSHVIGQSIRRAVESWDKDERVVVLGTGGISHWVGSAEMGRVNEAFDRHVLGMAEKGDVEGLIALSDEYILEQGGNGALEIKNWICAMGVMGEVKASLIAYEAVPEWITGIGFAELKRAA
- a CDS encoding aldehyde dehydrogenase, with protein sequence MVTQLIIDNQEVSAAGGATFERRSSTTGEVVTRAAAATVADAVRAADSAAKAFQSWSATGPTERRRVLLKAADLLEAKTPEFIRVMAAEIGAPELWAGFNVMLAAGLFREAAGLTTQIQGETIPTDKPGTLSMTVRQPVGVILSMVPWNGPVVLAARAIAYPIACGNTVVFRASEVSPKTHMLLVDALREAGLPAGVLNALTNAPHDAPEIVDALIAHKAVRRINFTGSTRVGRIVAQKAAKHLKRCLLELGGKSPLIVLDDADIDEAVKAAVFGCFLYQGQICMTTGRIVVDEKVADEFVEKFAAAARKLTMGDPAKEGGGSCVVGPMIVPESGERLNAMVADAVSQGARVVAGGDAHGAIMPATIVDHVTSTMRIYDEETFGPLVAIVRAKDAEDALRIANDTEYGLSGAVFGRDVHRALQIALRLETGSCHLNGSTVQNEAQAPYGGMKASGYGRFDGGRAVIEEFTELRWITIEPHQQQYPF